The genome window GTCCAAAAATGGAACTTCGTCGGTCCAGCGAGTCTGCGGCGCCAACCACGTCTTGTCACCGCCCCAGAGCGGAAAACCCATCTTGCGTTTCCTGGCATGGACATCCTGACACGACAAAACGTCTTCGACGTGACCCTCGCGCTCTGGCTGGGTAAAGCAGAGATCATGACCCCGCCAGTTCATGGCCATAATCCGCCCACCCACCTGGGGGACGAAGATTAATTCGAGAGGACCGCTTTGAAGGTGCCAGGCATTCCACCCTTTGTGGTTCCCTTCTCTCATTGAGACCTTCGAGGACCTCACTCTTAGCCCCTGGTACCGAGTGCTCTGTCGAGATTGAAGGCGGCGCTGATCAAGGCCAGGTGAGTAAAGGCCTGGGGGAAGTTGCCTAACGCCTCGCCACTGGGACCGGTTTCCTCGGCGTAGAGTCCCAGGTGGTTGGCGTAGCCCAACATCTGTTCAAACATGAGTCGGGCTTCCTCCAGCCGGGTGCGATCGCTCCGTCCTGCCCTGGTGAGGGCTTCGACGAGCCAGAAGGTACAGATGTTGAAGGTCCCCTCTTCTCCCTTCAAGCCGTCGGCAGTCTCTTCCACGTTGTACCTGTAGACCAAGCTGTTGGAGACCAGTCCCCCCTTCTCCGGTGGCACGTTTATGGCATCCAGCGTATTTAACATTCTCGGGTCGGTCGGGGAAAGAAAGAATACCAGCGGCATGATCAGGTTGGCGGCGTCCAGGGATTCACTCCCGTAATGCTGGACGAATGCCTGACGTTTTGGACTCCAACCCTTGGCCATGATGTCCTCATAAATCTGGTCCCGGATCTTGAGCCATCGGTCGCGGTCGGCAGGGAATGAACGCTTGTCGGCAAGACGGATCCCGCGATCAATGGCAACCCAACACATGAGCTTTGAATAGACGAAGTGCTGTTGTCCACCCCGGACTTCCCAGACCCCCTCGTCCTTCCGTTGCCAGTTATCGCACACCCAGTTGATGAGCTGTCTCAGGTTGGTCCAGAGGTCATACGAAATGGGATTCCCGTACTTATTGAAGAGATAGACCGAGTCCATCAGCGCACCGTAGATGTCCAACTGGAGTTGGTTGTAGGCGCCGTTACCCACCCGGACCGGACGAGAGCCCTTGTAGCCCTCCAGATGGTCCAGGATTTCC of Candidatus Methylomirabilota bacterium contains these proteins:
- a CDS encoding glycoside hydrolase family 15 protein, which encodes FYWPETNVLITRFLSADGAGEITDYMPIAGAAKGTGQHQLIRRVSVVRGAMPFRMECYPAFNYARDDHQMQLTPDGACFYSQTLSLGLATRVPLKQDGKGVSAEFRLEEGQTAVFLLQDIPAGTGCGISLSEQEAMESFKNTVEYWRRWISKCTYTGRWREVVHRSALALKLLTYARTGAIVAAPTCSLPEGVGGERNWDYRYTWIRDAAFTLYGLLRIGFTDEAAHFMDWIQARCHELNPDGSLQIMYGIDGRHTLTEEILDHLEGYKGSRPVRVGNGAYNQLQLDIYGALMDSVYLFNKYGNPISYDLWTNLRQLINWVCDNWQRKDEGVWEVRGGQQHFVYSKLMCWVAIDRGIRLADKRSFPADRDRWLKIRDQIYEDIMAKGWSPKRQAFVQHYGSESLDAANLIMPLVFFLSPTDPRMLNTLDAINVPPEKGGLVSNSLVYRYNVEETADGLKGEEGTFNICTFWLVEALTRAGRSDRTRLEEARLMFEQMLGYANHLGLYAEETGPSGEALGNFPQAFTHLALISAAFNLDRALGTRG